GAAcccaaaaggtcaaaggtcatattCAGTGTGACCTCCCAGCTGCATCTTCCAGAGGCTCCTCCCTCCGGATTCGttaaggagcagcagcagattaaagATCATGATGTAATGGTAAGAGGGAGACGTatacaggaagtgacctcactACCTCACTTCTAGtaagtatataataatataataatatataatagttGGAGTCCTCTGAAGGACGAAGACTTGAGACACGTGTCCTGACTTTGATTTAACATCGTGACCAGAGCTGCACTGCTCTTCCcgacaagaagaggaagaagaggaagaagaggaagaggaagaagaggaagaagacaaacTGACCCGTGACTGAAGTTCCTCTCAGACTAAAAACAGACGCTGATGTTCTCCTGCGTCTCAGAGACTCGTCCTCCGGCTGCAGACATGTTCTTCgtcctctgtcttctcttcACCGGAGGAATCTGTCCAAACGTCGCTGGTAAGAAAACCTGTTGATCAGATTCTAGATGAACGGAAACGGATCATTGGACGGATCCGTTCTCTCCCTGGAGTCCCCTGGTTCTCAGGTTCCACAGAACATGTTCCTGTGTGAGAAGAGTTCATCATGTTGATTCCTCAGGAGCAAAGACATGATGTCACAGCTTGTGTTCACAGACGTTCCTGTCGTGAGGGTTCTGCAGAACTCTGTGGCCACGCTGCCGTGTCCTCACGCAGCCGGAGGCGTGTCCTGGAGTCGCCTCAGGAACGGACGCCACGTGATTCTGGTCTCCGTCACAGACGGACTCGAGGACCGAGGAGACAAGCGCTGGGGCTCCCTGGCCGATAACTCGCTGGTCATCGCCGGCGTCCGGCCCTCTGACTCGGCTTGGTATTTctgcaacagaaaacaaacgGTGTATCTGGAGGTGACCACGGATCCCAAAGGTCAGGAGGTCACACCAGGAAACGACGGACTGGGGTTTGTCCTGGAAACCGACCACGGGGACACAGACTCAGAGACCCGACCGTCCGACCTGTGGCGAGTCCCCGTGGGCGTGGCCGTGGGCGTGGCCGTCGGTGCAGCTCTGGTGCTCCTGGTCGTCACCGTGAGATCGTGCTCAGGACGGACCGCAGATGGAAACAGGGACCAGCCTGAAGCTGAGGGGGTCTACGAGGAGGTCGGACCACCTGGCGTAGAGACCGTGGTCAGCTGGTCCAGGGTCAGCGAGGCCACGGCGTCCAACAGGAACCTGTACAGCACGCTGAACAAGcccaaggtcaaaggtcactgcaCTGaccctgagtgtgtgtattcattTGTCCAGAATCCACCACAGACAGGAAACGGCTGTTCACGTGAAGGATCCACACACGCGTCTGGAAACGGTGCccggctgtgattggacgaaaGGTTTCAAGATTCATCGTGATGCAGATCATCTCTGTAGGACGACAAACGGGCCGCAACTCCTGAATTCTAAAATGGAAACTGAGccgtgttttattttctcttcgaTCTCAGGCACGTAGAAACCAAAAGATCGGTTTCATCCGAAGTCTGAAGCTAAGTGATCGTACGACTTCATGTTTACGTCTCCGACtgaaaatgatttgattttCTCGCAGACTTTGTTCAgtgaagcagttttttttatagtttgggAACAAACTCCCACCACATATATAAAAAATACCTTCTGTTGatactttaaataaatgtcaaccttgtttttatttttatcttaatATTAACGGTTTTTACGAACTTCTCTTTATCTCCAGGACGTCACCTTCTatagtgtttttaatttaaaagcaTTTTATGCAgtattaataaagtttattcttATTGACTAATAAAATGATTCTGAGAATAATTTCATGCTCAGATCATCTCTGGgcataatctctctctctctctctctctctctctctctctctctctctctctctctttttctttatttatatatatatatataaagaaaaaacaccttTAGAACTAATGTGTTAATTATGACACAACTGTCACTGTATGAAGTTTAGAACCCAAAAggtcaatatatatatatatatatatatatatatatatatatatatatatatatactctgtATTATACATTATACTCAGACAAATCAAAGTAgacaaaaaatggaaaaactggGTTTGTTGTGGCAGAGTTAAATATAGATAAGGAAAGTGGCgtctgtggctgaggggtagagcggtcgtcctccaaccttgaaggtcggtagttcgatccccagtctgacccatctgcaccccccacccccccacccccatagaacaacaaagtggtGCTATTAGATgctctgtgtgaatgtaaaagtgtaaagagctttgagtcatcaagactagaaaacagctttaaatacaaaaccagATCTAGAGACTCACACTCCAgcccagtaggtggcgctgGTGCTCCTCTAACGTGAGGTCCCAACCGCCATTAAACCAAAAGAAGAAGATGGTCACGTGACGGTGTTGTCATGGCAGCAGAACGCAGCAGTTAGCAGTGAGCTAACTGTTAGCTGCTGTCTTTAAACAGGGAGACATCAAAGGGAGACATCAAAGGCCTCTACGTGTTCGTTCTGTGGACACCGGAAGTGGCTGAGAGCTCGTCCTCACGCCATGGTGAGTGAAGCTCCTGCTCTTtatgttagcttagcatcagttagcttagcatcagcgcttgttagcttagcatcagcGTTTAacctctctgtttgtttccaggCACCGAAGAGTAAGAGTAAGAAGCCCGGGAAGATGAAGTCCTCTGCGGTGGTGGACAGTCTGTCCACGGAGGACATGTCCAAGGACCAGGTCAGAAGCTAACGATGCCAACACGGCTACAGCTTTAGCTTCAGACGAAACCACGTGATACAAACTGAGATTCTGTGGAtatgtaatatatatgtatataaatatatatatatatatatcttcatCTGTGAAGCTCAAACATCAACAGAATGTAATAAACTATAAGTGTTTCTAAGTTTAAAAGCCAACTTCAGATATAATAACTTTCTTGATAATGAACTTTAtcaagatgaagaaaaacacacttttcttaACTCTGCATAAAAAGTGTATTAATTTACCCTAGAACATTTACTCAAAATTAGTATCAGCATCACTAACGTCGGGTTTATTCAACCCGATAAGAATACttcatcaaaatatattaaagaaCAACAATAGATGGCAGATTGAAGTACTCtaattttattttccttataCAACTTCTCATGAAACGATAATAGGTATCATGGGAGGAGATAATAAAAAGGCTGTAAAATTAGGAAAAATTGGGGAATCGTTAAtgaaaaatcccccaaaaagaGAACGAGCTGGGGGCGTGTCCTTCGGTCGTCCCTCTCCTGGGACATGTCCCGTGGACACAGTGTCCCTGCATCACTGACAACTTCGGgagagataaacaaaaaaaagccatTATTCGAGGAGCAATGAcgagttaaaaaaacatttcacatacGAATTCCCTTGGAAATGACCAGTAagtgatatttatttataaccaTAAAACTAAATAAGGATTACATGCAATTTCCCAGCTAGAAATCTGCGTAGCTAACGTTACCAACGTAAAGAACCTGAGCTCCTCTCACGTGTTGCAGAGTCTCGAGTGACCGATGATCGCTCTGCGGGATATGaggcaataaataaatatgacctGAAGGTTGTGACCCTGATCATCTGATTTCATAAACAAACACTAACGTCGGGGGGGAAACCCCTCGACCTTCAGACACGTCACTGAGCAGACTGaagctgcccccccacccaccgtCACATTAACGTTTGACCTACGAACCAGGTAGAAATAAAGGTCAATATGAGTGAGAAAtaacccctgacccctgacccctgacccctgccccccccagcTGGAGGAGCACGTGGCTCGTCTCCGGGAGGAGCTGGAGCGCGagcgggaggagaggagcttcttccagctggagagagacaaGATCCAGACTCTGTGGGAGACGAGCAGGAGAGACGTGGAGCAGGGGCAGGACGAGCTGAGGCAGCGGCGCCGGGAGAGAGACGAGACTCAGCAGCGCCACCGGGTGGAGATCAGTGTGAGTTGCACCTGTGGTCTCTGGTTTGTGGTGGTACTTTGTTTCCTGATGAAACGTGTCTGTGACGTGTGATGGTGGATGTCCAGGTGTACAAGCAGAAGCTGAAGCACGTCCTGTCTGAGCAGCACCACACCGTCTCCGAGCTGAAGATggacgccgccgccgccgctgcacTGATCCAGAACCGCCACGCGGGGGCGGAGCTAGAGCTGCGCAGCGACACGCTGCCGGCGGACGCCAGCGAGAAGATGCTCCGCAACACGAAGAGCGTGGAGGAACTGAAACTGGTGAGTCAGCGTAAACCTCAGCAGGAAATCACTCTGCTGGTTTTATTCATGTGAGTGAACATCAGTGGATTCTCAACAGAAACACCAGGTGGCGCTGCTGGGGCTGACAAACAACTACGACAGGAGAATCAGAGGTAAATGAACTGAGCCCCTGGTGGTCAGAGCATGAACTGtatctatatataaagatgCTCTCAGAAGTGAAGTGactcgccccctggtggctggtgcagtacaggtcatagacctcctccatgttagtagacgGGACCTCGGCCAAAAAGTCAAAGAAGACAGATAATGTTTGAAGGGATCATGTGATTGATCACATGTCCAAtcagaaggaaaataaatattgatcaaCCCACAtctttcaaaacactttttctctctctttttctctaatAATAATCAGCAGGAATAACAATTATGATTCCTAAAGAGAAATTATCTTTTGTACATACTACATAACAATGATCATCAGATTtattgtataaatgtataaatgtttgtataaataaagtgttcaggaaatatttatataaaaatactgtaaataattAAGctttaatacatttgtttaaCTATAAAATAGACTCATTTACAAATCTATGCCTATTGAAGtatcatatttcattttctaatGTTTAACATTAAGATTAACGTTAACATTTAACAAGTTTATGAATCCATACATTTTACTTTATAGTAAAAATGTGGTCATAGATGCAGCCTGTCAAATGATAAAGTGGTGTAACATTAAAACTACTGTTTCTAATGATTCAgctaattaattattattattagactcttttattctgaaggttaagactttttttttacatgaatcAGTTTAACTGACGGTCACTAACGGCTGAACTCTAATTCTTCTGTAGATCTGGAGGTGAAGTTTAACAAGAGGATGCAGGCGACCatgcaggtggaggagaggaagcggaggtcagaggtcaacgagCTGGAGGACAGGATGGACGCTCGTGTTGTGGCGCTGGTGGAGGATCACGGCCGCGCCCTCAGGCGAGCGGAGGAGTATTACTCCAGCATCCAGAACAAAGTGCTGGCGGACGAGAAGGTGCTgaaggtgagagacagaggtttGAGGGgtcggaggtcaaaggtcacagtcaccTCATGAAAAGGAGTCGACATAATCCTGGTCTGTGAAAATGTTCAACTGTACAGTTTCCAAGTATAAATGTAATCATCaattgattattttgttttgtgtgtggtgCTTGTTTTGtccaggaggaggcagcagaggtGCAGAAGCAGCTGACGCGAGTGTCCAATCAGCTTTCAGTTGCTCAGCGTGAAAACAAGCGTCTGCGTGAGTCTGTGCACGCAGCCGAGCAGACGCTGcccgagctgcagctgcagctgcaccagTACAACCAGTCCAAGGCCCAGCTGCTGGTGCGTGAACCTGAACGCCACTCGTTAGCTTTGATCCCGATCATCGGGTTCCAGTTCACAACTCGTTAGCTTTGATCCCGATCATCGGGTTCCAGTTCACAACTCGTTAGCTTTGATCCCGATCATCGGGTTCCAGTTCACAACTCGTTAGCTTTGATCCCGATCATCGGGTTCCAGTTCACAACTCGTTAGCTTTGATCCCGATCATCGGGTTCCAGTTCACAACTCGTTAGCTTTGATCCCGATCATCGGGTTCCAGTTCACTACTCGTTAGCTTTGATCCCGATCATCGGGTTCCAGTTCACAACTCGTTAGCTTTGATCCAGATCATCAGGTTCCAGTTCACAACTCGTTAGCTTTGATCATCGGGTTCCAGTTCACAACTCGTTAGCTTTGATCCCGATCATCGGGTTCCAGTTCACAACTCGTTAGCTTTGATCCCGATCATCGGGTTCCAGTTCACAACTCGTTAGCTTTGATCATCGGGTTCCAGTTCACAACTCGTTAGCTTTGATCCCGATCATCGGGTTCCAGTTCACAACTCGTTAGCTTTGATCCCGATCATCGGGTTCCAGTTCACAACTCGTTAGCTTTGATCCCGATCATCGGGTTCCAGTTCACAACTCGTTAGCTTTGATCCCGATCATCGGGTTCCAGTTCACAACTCGTTAGCTTTGATCCCGATCATCGGGTTCCAGTTCACTACTCGTTAGCTTTGATCCCGATCATCGGGTTCCAGTTCACAACTCGTTAGCTTTGATCCAGATCATCAGGTTCCAGTTCACAACTCGTTAGCTTTGATCATCGGGTTCCAGTTCACAACTCGTTAGCTTTGA
The sequence above is a segment of the Limanda limanda chromosome 2, fLimLim1.1, whole genome shotgun sequence genome. Coding sequences within it:
- the LOC133028407 gene encoding uncharacterized protein LOC133028407, which codes for MFFVLCLLFTGGICPNVADVPVVRVLQNSVATLPCPHAAGGVSWSRLRNGRHVILVSVTDGLEDRGDKRWGSLADNSLVIAGVRPSDSAWYFCNRKQTVYLEVTTDPKGQEVTPGNDGLGFVLETDHGDTDSETRPSDLWRVPVGVAVGVAVGAALVLLVVTVRSCSGRTADGNRDQPEAEGVYEEVGPPGVETVVSWSRVSEATASNRNLYSTLNKPKVKGHCTDPECVYSFVQNPPQTGNGCSREGSTHASGNGARL
- the LOC133025174 gene encoding dynein regulatory complex subunit 4-like isoform X1, yielding MAPKSKSKKPGKMKSSAVVDSLSTEDMSKDQLEEHVARLREELEREREERSFFQLERDKIQTLWETSRRDVEQGQDELRQRRRERDETQQRHRVEISVYKQKLKHVLSEQHHTVSELKMDAAAAAALIQNRHAGAELELRSDTLPADASEKMLRNTKSVEELKLKHQVALLGLTNNYDRRIRDLEVKFNKRMQATMQVEERKRRSEVNELEDRMDARVVALVEDHGRALRRAEEYYSSIQNKVLADEKVLKEEAAEVQKQLTRVSNQLSVAQRENKRLRESVHAAEQTLPELQLQLHQYNQSKAQLLKSGARAKEAEKQLWDLTMEHELLLQAFEKVQQERDELLRKQREVIVELQQRSGLKQLLLERKLAALTQTVDTKEAQLCGALSTAAAAGSSAAHRLKETLESKHATIGALEAELAGERQEYEQLLQSCSDRLQALGVAQHDFRPTEQI
- the LOC133025174 gene encoding dynein regulatory complex subunit 4-like isoform X2, producing MAPKSKSKKPGKMKSSAVVDSLSTEDMSKDQLEEHVARLREELEREREERSFFQLERDKIQTLWETSRRDVEQGQDELRQRRRERDETQQRHRVEISVYKQKLKHVLSEQHHTVSELKMDAAAAAALIQNRHAGAELELRSDTLPADASEKMLRNTKSVEELKLVALLGLTNNYDRRIRDLEVKFNKRMQATMQVEERKRRSEVNELEDRMDARVVALVEDHGRALRRAEEYYSSIQNKVLADEKVLKEEAAEVQKQLTRVSNQLSVAQRENKRLRESVHAAEQTLPELQLQLHQYNQSKAQLLKSGARAKEAEKQLWDLTMEHELLLQAFEKVQQERDELLRKQREVIVELQQRSGLKQLLLERKLAALTQTVDTKEAQLCGALSTAAAAGSSAAHRLKETLESKHATIGALEAELAGERQEYEQLLQSCSDRLQALGVAQHDFRPTEQI